The genome window TTTCCTGGGAAGCGCAGCCGACGGCGCCCAAAAGAAAAAGGATTACCAATGAAAGTTTAAACATGCATGTTGCTCCTCAATAAATTGATAAAACACGGTCTTTCAGAAATAAGCCTCTGTCAACATACGATATTCCAATAACAGGGTTACCGATGACTTAATGTTGAACGCTTAATATATTGAAAGCTGGACGATACAAGGCTGTGTCTTTACCCGGACGTTGCTCCTAGCCTAGAATGGCATTATACAACAGCAAAACTACCCAATGTATATAGGTATATAATATATAACCGGTATACATGGTATGTTCCCGCTGGTGCGCATGTCAATATGAGGTTTACCATTCAGCTATGGGTAGATAAAAAAGTAACTGTTAAGAAACACTTGCCAAGTTGTTGACAATCAACGGTGTTTTAAAGTGGTTTTAAGCGCTTTGTTCGGCAGCAACCAGCTTCATACCCAGCTTTTCAGCTCGCTGCGCAAGCTGCCGCACAGCTCTTTCGCGATAGCGTTCTTCATAGTTCTCCTGACGCTGATCGGCATATTCCCCGCCCTTGGTCAGCATCGCATAGATCAATCTCGCCTGCTTGTGTGCCGCCGCTGTCACCGCCCTGGCTTTGTCCATACGTGCGCAAAGGCGCTTAAAACAAGCACCCAAGGCCGATTTGCTGCTGCGTAACCCGGAAGCTGCCCAGTCGTAGCGCTTGTGCCGCCCGCTGTTGGCATAGTATTTGGTTTTACCTCTCATTTACACAGCGGCTGCCGCCACGGAATAATCGGGCTGAAATTCGCTTTCGTGTGCCAGCAGCGCCCAAACAATGCGGGCATTCTTGTTGGCCAGCGCCACCGCTGCGATATTCTTGTTTTGCCTGTCCACTATCCTGCATCACTCGGCAGAGCACGGTCACTGGATACGTCTTCTGTTGCGCCTGAATAAACCCGTACTTTATTCGGCTTCTTTCGCAAAGAAGACTGCGGCCTTTTTTAAGATTTCACGCTCCATGCGTAATTGTTCAATTTCCTTGCGCAAACCAATCAACTCGTCTTGATCCGCCAGATTCAAACCGGAATGGGTCACGGTCGGTTTCTCACCAGTAGGCTTTCGTTCCGCTCGCACCCAACGCCCCACGGCGCTTAACGATATTTCCTGATGATCTGCAGCTTGCTGCTGGCTGTAGCCTTTTTCAAGGACCATCCTCGCGTTTCAAGGACCAGCCTCGCGGCATCCTGCTTAAATTCCAGACTGTATTTGGGGCGCTTGTGTTTTGTCGCGTTTGTCATGGTCACCTCTGCTGACAGTATAAAATCTGTTTTTAGAAGTGTCCGGGCTTATTAAACCATTACATATTGTCGGTCTTTTGGTGTTATATTTATTATAAAAATAATATTAATTTATAATATAAATGTAATTATTGTACGCGGGAAGTTTGTCTCCGGCGTTTGAAGTGGCCGGTTGTTTTTGGTTGACGGTTTTTTGTTGCAGGAGCGGGATGGAAAAGCGCTGCAACGATCGTCAGTGCAGGTAGAGTTTTTTGTCGCGCGGCGTAACGAACCCGCGGGAAAAGGCGTTATGGCTATTTTCGGCGAGGAATTCTCGAACAAGTCATTTTTAATGTATCCGAATTCACATCTTCCGCCGGTAGCCATCGCCGCTGCCCAAAAGCGCGGCTATGATGTTTTTCTGGATTTCCGAGCTGCCGGAAAACAATCGTCCGCCGAGTGCATCCTGCACCAGGCCGGCCAGCCCGTTTTCTGCGATCAACCCCGAAGCGCCCATAATCTGCACGGCATCAAGGCTGGATTGCAAAAATGCTTCGGCGGCGTACAGTTTGGTCTGGGCTGCGGCGAGGGTCAGGCGTTGTCCGGCATCGCATAGGCGTGCGCATTCGCGCAGCCACAAATCCACCGTATCAAGCCGTAATTTCATTTCCGCCAGCCGATGGGCAATGGCCTGATGTTTGCCAAGGTGAACGTCGCCGGAGCGGCGCGTGCGGCTGTATGCCACAGTTTGCTGTAGTTGCCAGTCCATGATGCCGGAGATTCCGGCGAACACGAAAGCGCGTTCGAGTTCCAGCGCCCTCTGCATGATCATGGCGCCGGAGCCGGGTTTTCCCAGAAGGCGGTCCTTGCCGATCGGGCAGGCGTCCAGTGTCAGGTTGCCTGTGCTGCTGCCGCGGCAGGTTTGCAAAGCGCCTACACCGGAGCTGCGGCATCCAGGGTCGTTGCTGGAAACCAGGAATGCCGTTATTTGGCCGTTCAGTTTTGCGTATACCACCAGCCAGTCCGCCATCGGAATGTTGGTGATATAGGACTTGCTGCCGCTTAGCAGAAACCCATCCGCGACCGGATCGGCGCGGCAGGTCATTGCCTGCACGTCGGAACCGCAGTCCGGTTCTGTAATGGCGTGTCCGGCCAGCAGTTCACCATGGATCAGTTGCGGCAATAAGCGTTCGCGCTGCGCTGTGTTACCGTGGTGGAGTATGGGGAAGACCGCGCCCCAAAGATGCGCGTTGATTGCCAAAACCAAGCCGGTGTCGCGACTGGCCGTCCCGAGTTGGCGGTGAATTTCGCAGAGTTTGCCGAAACCGTCGCCGTACCCGCCGTAAGCTTCCGGCAGGGCGTGGCGTAAAATTCCGCTGGAAGCCGCGGCGTGGAAGCGGGACAGTAAATCCGCTTCGCGGTATGAGCCGCTGAAAGGAGCGGCCGGCAGATCGGGCTTGGCAGGGTTTTCAGCGCTCATTAATCGTTCTCCAGCAGTGTGCATATCTGTAAATAATCCACCTTGCCGTTGCTGAGGCGCGGCAGCATGTCCAGCACCAGATAACGGTAGGGCTGCATATAAGACGGCAATTGTCGTTGAACATGCTTGCGTACCTCATGGAGCGTCAGCGGTTGTTCAAGAACCAGAGCGGCTGCAGGGTGCTGTCCGGTTGCAGACGCATGCAAGCCGACTACCGCGCAGGCGGCTACCCCGTCCAGTCCGCACAGAACGGTTTCGATTTCTGCCGGTTCTATGCGGTATCCCGAGCACTTGAGCATACGCCCCAAACGGCCATGAAAGCTATATTCGCCGCGTTCGTTTCTGCTCACCCGGTCTCCTGTCGGGTACCAGCCGGCGCTGTTCAGCGCATTATGCAAACGTCCTTCGCTCCAATAGCCGCTTAGCAGCGCGGGTCCACGCACCCATAATTCGCCGTTGCCGGGCTCTATTTCCAG of Candidatus Methylospira mobilis contains these proteins:
- a CDS encoding acyl-CoA dehydrogenase family protein translates to MSAENPAKPDLPAAPFSGSYREADLLSRFHAAASSGILRHALPEAYGGYGDGFGKLCEIHRQLGTASRDTGLVLAINAHLWGAVFPILHHGNTAQRERLLPQLIHGELLAGHAITEPDCGSDVQAMTCRADPVADGFLLSGSKSYITNIPMADWLVVYAKLNGQITAFLVSSNDPGCRSSGVGALQTCRGSSTGNLTLDACPIGKDRLLGKPGSGAMIMQRALELERAFVFAGISGIMDWQLQQTVAYSRTRRSGDVHLGKHQAIAHRLAEMKLRLDTVDLWLRECARLCDAGQRLTLAAAQTKLYAAEAFLQSSLDAVQIMGASGLIAENGLAGLVQDALGGRLFSGSSEIQKNIIAALLGSGDGYRRKM